In one Bordetella pertussis 18323 genomic region, the following are encoded:
- a CDS encoding SDR family oxidoreductase, translating to MSEPRIAVVTGAGRGIGLASARALLAAGNHVVTIDRGAIDTQALFGAQHDRVTAASADVQDLPALQALKARVEAELGPVSILVNNAGVSPKRPDGRSSGILEVSEEEWAQVLGINLTCVMRLCQLFLPAMRDQGYGRIVNVASLAGRARSIVAGPSYMASKAGVIGLTRAIASEMGPYGITANCVAPGRILTEMAQQAGPEVNQRYAEQIPVRRLGTPEEVGTSIAFLCGPDAGFVNGAIIDINGGFYMP from the coding sequence GCGAGCCCCGCATCGCCGTCGTCACCGGCGCCGGCCGCGGCATCGGCCTGGCCAGCGCGCGCGCCCTGCTCGCCGCGGGCAACCATGTCGTGACCATCGATCGCGGCGCCATCGATACGCAGGCGCTGTTCGGCGCGCAGCACGACCGCGTCACCGCCGCCAGCGCCGACGTGCAGGACCTGCCCGCCCTGCAGGCGCTGAAGGCGCGCGTCGAGGCCGAGCTGGGTCCGGTGTCCATCCTGGTCAACAACGCCGGCGTCTCGCCCAAGCGTCCCGACGGCCGCTCGTCGGGCATCCTCGAAGTCAGCGAGGAGGAATGGGCGCAGGTACTGGGCATCAACCTGACCTGCGTGATGCGCCTGTGCCAGCTGTTCCTGCCGGCCATGCGCGACCAGGGCTACGGCCGCATCGTCAACGTCGCCTCGCTGGCCGGGCGCGCCCGATCCATCGTGGCGGGCCCCAGCTACATGGCCTCAAAGGCGGGGGTCATCGGCCTGACCCGCGCCATCGCCTCGGAGATGGGCCCCTACGGCATCACCGCCAACTGCGTGGCGCCCGGCCGCATCCTGACCGAAATGGCGCAGCAGGCCGGCCCCGAGGTGAACCAGCGCTACGCGGAGCAGATCCCGGTGCGCCGCCTGGGCACGCCCGAGGAGGTCGGCACCTCGATCGCCTTCCTGTGCGGCCCGGACGCCGGCTTCGTCAACGGCGCCATCATCGACATCAACGGCGGCTTCTACATGCCCTGA
- a CDS encoding tripartite tricarboxylate transporter substrate binding protein: MKSINKYLAATLASLGLAAGAAATDFPKNEVRLVVNYGAGGNTDVASRALAKGMEKPLGKPVIVENKPGALGTIGPGYVARQAPDGYTVGVVTYSTQAIMPHLMKLPYTMDDFDFVAGVGRYRYGITVRADSPYKTLQDLVEAAKKPNGMFFGAPSSPNNLALLELGRLTGGKFEQVSYKSGSETVTALLGGQVDVIVQNPSDVLPHIRDGKLRMIASASPMRWPELPEVPTIQESGWPVQIDSWIGLATPRGAPADVLAKLQQAALAAVADPVTRDSFEKLGVDPASLKGSEYAELLKQGHEEMGRMIRDANLPRIN; this comes from the coding sequence ATGAAAAGCATAAACAAGTACCTGGCCGCCACCCTGGCCAGCCTGGGCCTGGCCGCCGGCGCGGCCGCGACCGATTTCCCGAAGAACGAAGTGCGCCTGGTGGTGAACTACGGCGCGGGCGGCAACACCGACGTGGCCTCGCGCGCCCTGGCCAAGGGCATGGAAAAGCCGCTGGGCAAGCCGGTGATCGTCGAGAACAAGCCCGGCGCGCTGGGCACCATCGGCCCCGGCTATGTCGCCCGCCAGGCTCCCGACGGCTACACGGTCGGCGTGGTCACGTACTCCACGCAGGCCATCATGCCGCACCTGATGAAACTGCCCTACACCATGGACGACTTCGATTTCGTCGCCGGCGTGGGCCGCTACCGCTACGGCATCACGGTACGCGCCGACTCCCCGTACAAGACGCTGCAGGACCTGGTCGAGGCCGCCAAGAAACCCAACGGCATGTTCTTCGGCGCGCCGTCCTCGCCCAACAACCTGGCGCTGCTGGAACTGGGCCGCCTGACCGGCGGCAAGTTCGAGCAGGTGTCGTACAAGTCCGGCAGCGAAACCGTGACCGCGCTGCTGGGCGGGCAGGTCGACGTGATCGTGCAGAACCCCTCCGACGTGCTGCCGCACATCCGCGACGGCAAGCTGCGCATGATCGCCTCGGCCAGTCCGATGCGCTGGCCCGAGCTGCCCGAGGTACCGACCATCCAGGAAAGCGGCTGGCCGGTGCAGATCGACTCCTGGATCGGCCTGGCCACGCCGCGCGGCGCGCCGGCCGACGTGCTGGCCAAGCTGCAGCAGGCGGCCCTGGCGGCGGTGGCCGATCCCGTCACGCGCGATTCGTTCGAGAAACTGGGGGTGGATCCCGCCTCGCTCAAGGGCTCCGAGTACGCCGAGCTGCTGAAGCAGGGCCACGAAGAAATGGGCCGCATGATCCGCGACGCCAATCTGCCGCGCATCAACTGA
- a CDS encoding membrane protein — MSLIVAARFDTFPDVENAAQRLFSEGFTKQDVHVFYVNSAGEHSRYAYGGDRRSDPDSGRADMGAILGAALFGLAFAIAGGFIVAGLNESTIAMLAAAGVGAYIGSLFGALWVTGHLARKRGEAAPVDHPEVRPAGLLLALHTDPTRETLACQVLRAANGHDVEHAEGVWRDNRWQDFDPLKPPQREP, encoded by the coding sequence ATGTCACTGATCGTCGCCGCCCGCTTCGACACGTTTCCCGACGTCGAAAACGCCGCCCAGCGGCTGTTCTCCGAGGGCTTCACCAAACAGGACGTCCACGTCTTCTACGTCAACAGCGCCGGCGAGCACAGCCGCTATGCCTACGGCGGAGACCGACGCTCCGATCCCGACTCCGGCAGGGCCGACATGGGCGCCATTCTCGGCGCCGCCCTGTTCGGCCTGGCCTTCGCGATTGCCGGCGGCTTCATCGTCGCCGGCCTGAACGAATCGACCATCGCCATGCTGGCGGCCGCCGGCGTGGGCGCCTATATCGGCTCGCTGTTCGGCGCGCTGTGGGTCACCGGACACCTGGCGCGCAAGCGCGGCGAAGCTGCCCCCGTGGATCACCCCGAAGTGCGGCCGGCCGGCCTGCTGCTGGCGCTGCACACCGACCCCACGCGCGAGACCCTGGCCTGCCAGGTGCTGCGCGCGGCCAACGGCCATGACGTGGAGCACGCCGAAGGCGTGTGGCGCGACAACCGCTGGCAGGACTTCGATCCGCTCAAGCCGCCGCAGCGCGAACCGTAA